In Apus apus isolate bApuApu2 chromosome 5, bApuApu2.pri.cur, whole genome shotgun sequence, the following are encoded in one genomic region:
- the TRIP11 gene encoding thyroid receptor-interacting protein 11 isoform X2, producing MASWLGGLGSGLGQSLGQVGGSLSSLTGQISSFTKDILLEGAEEVGDAATELHVSNSRLREIESINAAQKFENERLKKVCSDLEEKHEAAELQIKQLSVEYRNQLQQKEVEISHLKARQNALQEQLQKVQSAQLAAGVLPSAATSASYVPVVRHSSGFEGDEMDFGDVIWSQQEINRLSNEVSRLESQVDHWKQIALSSKVQGTNDAEQSEICKLQNVVKELKHNLSKEIDEHQHELSVLQDAHRQKLVEISRRHREELSEYEERIEELENQLQQGGVSTNTMDDSKISEQKRNAQSLEGGRVEELQVVKDLEDELRKVNHELSSAKEENKILLKEQELAKVEKIQIAQEYENLKSDFSMLQSSVAEQDALLKEQEKKLQSKTSLPEDVTRLQQALLEAENKIARLSNLNQEEKELTSAQHTNENILSAYTEKENSELNQLRQDLERKEHELNESIAERETLIAELEELDKQNQEATQHMITLKEQLSKQHTETDSIIKQLKFDIDFERKKVSELEIEKKEAIKELDSQKEKLSKCSYALNDLHISKQQLQDNIKDLQEQLRKSQDCNLHNKKEIRELQQRLKERKEELPVSLSKLTNSNQESNYPCQDLILKEREAEIAKLQNDILENKQLNEDLEKSLSDLRTENGKLIAAVEELKQELSDAISEKNKVYLEKDTLVEALKMEKRQLESELNQSEKRLLEQAHKYKQTIEELSNARSMDTTALQLEHERLVKLNQEKDFKIGELQRTIEQMETDHQETKEMLTTSLGGQKQLTELIKEKEALIEKFKNQALQVKQELEEHVKISKQQDVLKQNLEEKDRNLAVMKEENNHLKEEIERLKDQQSRSTTHVVEPKTLDIIIELESEVTQLKVIRNNLEEEIEVHKKTIEDQNRTTVQLQQSLQQQRKEIDESKFQCEQMNVTHERLSLEKDEEIKNLQKTIEQIKTQLHKERQIIQTDSSDLFQETKVQTLNGENGNEKHDLSKAEIERLVKGIKEREMEIKLLNEKNVSLSHQIDQLSKDEVGKLNRIIQEKDLEIQALNARVSSASYRQDVVCLQQQLQAYVMEREQVLAVLSEKTRENSQLKTEYHNIMDIVAAKEAALIRLQEENQKLSNRSENSSQDMSRETIQNLSRIIREKDIEIDALSQKCQTLLTVLQTSTTGTDNGSGGVNTNQFEELLQERDKLKQQVKKMEEWKQQVITTVQNMQHESAHLQEELHRLQAQISVESDSNSKLQVDYNGLIQTYEQNEKQLKSFSQELAQVQHSIGQLHNTKDLLLSKLDLVAPSVATASTVSQLSSAQYSAPGVLSDESKLIQKELEQLKKKLQEKDSTIRTLQENNQRLSDSVATASEIERKSQEETESEMRQMKEKHDVLQKSLREKDILIKSKSDQLLSVSENLSNKENENEVLKQAVTNLKERNLILEMDIRKLKEENEKIVARCREKETEFRALQETNMQFSMMLKEKEFESHSMKEKALAFEKLLKEKEQGKTGELNQLLNEVKSMQEKAVTFQQERDQVMVALKQKQMESNALQSEIQHLREKEQRLNQELERLRNHLLEMEDSYTREALAAEDREVKLRKKVVVLEEKLLSSSTAVENASHQANLQVESLQEQLNLVSKQRDETMLQLTISQDQVKQYAVSLANLQMVLEQFQQEEKAMYSAELEKHQKQTAEWRKKAQNLEEKVVSLQESLEEANAALDAASRLTEQLDIKEEQIEELKKEAYSVMVRLSLSTWEKSEIGGKLTISP from the exons ATGGCGTCGTGGTTGGGCGGGCTGGGCTCGGGGCTTGGCCAGTccctggggcaggtgggaggCAGCCTGTCCTCGCTCACCGGCCAGATCTCCAGCTTCACCAAGGACATCCTGCTGGAGGGCGCGGAGGAAGTGGGCG ATGCAGCAACAGAACTCCATGTATCCAATTCTAGACTCAGAGAAATAGAAAGTATTAATGCAGCACAAAAGTTTGaa AATGAGAGACTGAAAAAAGTTTGTAGTGATTTGGAAGAAAAGCATGAAGCAGCAGAACTCCAAATAAAGCAGCTATCTGTAGAGTACAGAAATCAGCTTCAACAGAAAGAG GTGGAAATCAGCCATCTAAAAGCTAGACAGAATGCACTACAGGAACAACTGCAGAAAGTACAGTCAGCACAGTTAGCAGCTGGTGTTTTGCCATCAGCTGCTACATCagcttcctatgttccagtGGTCAGACACTCTTCAGGTTTTGAAGGAGATGAAATGGATTTTGGAGATGTAATCTGGTCACAACAAGAAATAAACAGATTGTCCAATGAAGTTTCTAGGCTTGAATCTCAGGTTGACCACTGGAAGCAGATTGCCCTG tcttCCAAAGTGCAAGGGACAAATGATGCTGAACAAAGTGAAATATGCAAACTGCAAAATGTTGTTAAG GAGCTCAAACACAATTTAAGTAAAGAAATCGATGAACATCAACATGAACTTTCAGTACTGCAGGATGCACACAGGCAGAAGCTGGTGGAGATCAGTCGTCGACACCGAGAAGAGCTGAGTGAATATGAAGAGCGAATTGAAGAACTTGAGAATCAGTTACAGCAAG gtGGTGTGAGTACTAATACCATGGATGACTCTAAAATTagtgaacagaaaagaaatgctcAGAGTTTAGAAGGAGGAAGAGTAGAAGAGCTACAAGTTGTAAAGGACCTAGAAGATGAATTAAGAAAAGTAAATCATGAGTTGTCGTCtgccaaagaagaaaacaaaattcttctgaaagaaCAAGAGTTGGCAAAGGTAGAAAAAATCCAAATAGCGCAAGAGTATGAAAATCTTAAATCTGACTTTAGTATGCTTCAAAGTTCTGTTGCAGAGCAAGATGCTCTCCTGAAAGAACAGGAGAAGAAGCTCCAATCAAAGACATCACTACCAGAAGATGTTACCAGACTACAGCAAGCACTGTTAG aagcagaaaacaaaatagcaaGACTCTCGAATTTAAATCAG gaagagaaggaactgACAAGTGCACAACATACAAATGAGAATATTCTTTCTGCGTACACTGAGAAAGAGAATTCAGAATTAAATCAGTTAAGACAAGATCTGGAAAGGAAAGAACATGAATTAAATGAAAGTATTGCTGAAAGAGAAACATTAATAGCAGAGCTGGAAGAACTAGACAAGCAGAATCAAGAAGCCACTCAG CATATGATTACACTGAAAGAGCAGCTGTcaaaacaacacacagaaaCTGATAGCATCATCAAACAGCTGAAATTTGACATAgactttgaaagaaagaaagtatcAGAATTAGAAATTGAGAAGAAGGAAGCTATTAAGGAGTTAGAtagtcagaaagaaaaactaagcAAATGTTCATATGCACTTAATGATTTGCATATAAGTAAGCAGCAGCTTCAAGATAATATTAAAGATCTTCAGGAACAATTAAGGAAATCCCAGGACTGTAATTtgcataataaaaaagaaatcagagaatTGCAGCAGAgactaaaagaaagaaaggaggaactTCCTGTGTCCTTGAGCAAGTTAACGAACAGTAATCAGGAGTCTAACTACCCTTGTCAAGATCTGAttctgaaagaaagagaagcagagattGCAAAACTACAGAatgacattttagaaaataaacaactCAATGAAGACTTAGAGAAATCTTTGTCTGATCTCAGAACAGAAAATGGGAAGCTGATAGCAGCGGTTGAAGAGCTAAAACAGGAGTTAAGTGATGcaatttctgagaaaaacaaagtttaCTTGGAAAAAGACACTCTTGTGGAGgctttgaaaatggaaaaaagacagCTAGAGAGTGAATTAAACCAGTCAGAAAAGAGGCTTTTAGAGCAAGCACATAAGTATAAGCAAACTATTGAGGAATTATCAAACGCCCGTAGTATGGATACCACTGCTTTGCAGCTTGAACACGAGCGCCTGGTTAAACTCAATCAAGAGAAAGACTTTAAAATTGGTGAACTTCAAAGGACCATTGAGCAGATGGAAACTGACCatcaagaaacaaaagagatgTTGACTACTAGCTTAGGAGGACAGAAGCAGTTGACAGAgctcataaaagaaaaagaggcacttattgaaaaatttaaaaatcaagcctTACAGGTGAAGCAGGAACTTGAGGAGCATGTGaaaatttcaaaacagcaagatgtcttaaaacagaatttggaggaaaaagacagaaatcttGCAGtcatgaaggaagaaaataatcatttgaaagaagaaattgaGCGTCTTAAGGATCAGCAGAGTAGATCTACTACGCATGTGGTTGAGCCTAAAACTCTAGATATTATTATTGAACTTGAAAGTGAGGTAACACAGTTAAAAGTGATAAGGAATAATCttgaagaagaaatagaagTTCATAAAAAAACAATAGAAGATCAGAATCGAACAACAGTGCAACTTCAGcagtctttgcagcagcaaagaaaggaaatagaTGAGTCTAAATTTCAGTGTGAGCAAATGAATGTCACACATGAAAGACTTTCTTTAGAGAAAgatgaggaaattaaaaacttgCAGAAAACAATTGAACAAATTAAAACTCAGTTGCACAAAGAGAGACAGATTATTCAGACTGATTCCTCTGATCTCTTTCAGGAAACCAAAGTTCAGACTCTTAatggagaaaatggaaatgaaaaacatgaCTTATCTAAAGCTGAAATTGAAAGACTGGTGAAAGGTATCAAAGAAAGGGAGATGGAGATTAAGCTTCTAAATGAAAAGAATGTTTCTCTAAGCCATCAAATTGATCAGTTGTCTAAGGATGAAGTTGGCAAACTTAATCGGATCATTCAAGAGAAGGATTTAGAAATACAAGCTCTCAATGCTAGAGTTTCCTCAGCTTCCTATAGGCAGGATGTTGTttgtcttcagcagcagctgcaagctTATGTTATGGAAAGAGAACAAGTACTGGCAGTTCTAAGtgaaaagacaagagaaaacagTCAGTTAAAAACAGAGTATCATAATATCATGGATATAGTTGCTGCTAAAGAAGCAGCTTTGATAAGGTTGCAAGAAGAGAATCAAAAGTTATCTAATAGATCTGAAAACAGCAGTCAAGACATGTCTAGAGAAACTATTCAGAATTTATCCCGTATCATTCGAGAAAAAGATATTGAAATAGATGCTCTTAGTCAAAAATGCCAAACCTTATTGACTGTCCTACAGACATCCACTACAGGTACTGATAATGGGTCAGGAGGTGTTAACACTAACCAGTTTGAGGAACTTCTACAAGAACGTGATAAACTAAAACAGCAAGTAAAGAAGATGGAAGAGTGGAAGCAGCAAGTAATAACCACAGTTCAGAACATGCAGCATGAGTCAGCTCACCTCCAAGAGGAGTTACACAGACTTCAAGCACAAATTTCAGTTGAAAGTGATAGTAATTCAAAGTTGCAGGTCGATTATAATGGCTTGATTCAGACTTATGAACAGAatgagaaacagctgaaaagtTTTAGTCAGGAATTAGCACAAGTTCAACATAGCATAGGACAGCTTCATAACACCAAGGATCTTCTCCTGAGTAAACTTGATTTGGTTGCACCATCTGTGGCAACAGCTTCCACTGTTTCACAGCTTTCGAGTGCTCAATACAGTGCACCTGGAGTACTCAGTGATGAGTCTAAACTCATTCAAAAGGAGTtggaacaactgaaaaaaaagttgcaagAAAAAGATTCAACTATTAGGACTCTTCAGGAAAATAATCAACGATTATCTGATTCTGTGGCTACAGCATCAGAGATTGAAAGAAAGAGTCAAGAAGAGACTGAGTCAGAGATGAGgcagatgaaagaaaaacatgatgtCTTGCAGAAATCACTTAGGGAAAAAGACATATTAATTAAATCTAAAAGTGATCAGTTACTGTCTGTGAGTGaaaatcttagtaacaaagaaAACGAAAATGAGGTTTTGAAGCAGGCTGTGACAAatcttaaagaaagaaatttaattttagaaatggATATTcgaaaactgaaagaagaaaatgaaaaaatagttGCAAGgtgcagggaaaaagaaacagagttcCGAGCACTTCAGGAAACTAACATGCAATTTTCAATGATGCTGAAAGAGAAAGAGTTTGAGTCTCACTCAATGAAGGAGAAAGCTCTTGCTTTTGAGAAgctattgaaagaaaaagaacag GGCAAGACAGGAGAACTGAATCAGCTTTTAAATGAAGTGAAATCAATGCAGGAAAAGGCTGTTACTTTCCAGCAAGAGAGAGACCAAGTAATGGTAGCACTCAAACAGAAGCAAATGGAGAGCAATGCCCTGCAGAGTGAG ATACAACATTTACGTGAGAAGGAGCAGCGCCTCAATCAGGAGCTGGAGCGGTTACGGAACCACCTGTTAGAAATGGAGGACTCCTACACACGAGAAGCTTTAGCTGCAGAAGACAGAGAGGTCAAGCTGCGGAAAAAAGTTGtggttttggaagaaaaactcCTGTCCTCATCTACTGCAGTAGAGAATGCCAG tcaTCAAGCTAATCTGCAAGTTGAATCTTTGCAAGAGCAATTAAACCTGGTTTCCAAGCAGAGGGATGAAACTATGCTACAGCTCACCATCTCACAGGACCAAGTGAAGCAGTATGCAGTGTCACTGGCCAACCTGCAGATGGTACTAGAGCAATTCCAACAGG AAGAAAAAGCTATGTATTCggcagagctggagaaacaCCAAAAACAGACTgcagaatggagaaaaaaagcacaaaacttaGAAGAAAAAGTTGTATCACTGCAG GAAAGTTTAGAAGAGGCGAATGCTGCACTGGATGCAGCATCAAGGCTCACTGAACAGCTTGACATCAAAGAGGAGCAGATTGAAGAGCTTAAGAAAGAAG CATACTCTGTTATGGTCAGGCTTTCACTGAGCACATGGGAGAAATCTGAAATTGGAGGAAAACTTACGATTAGTCCCTGA
- the TRIP11 gene encoding thyroid receptor-interacting protein 11 isoform X4 yields MASWLGGLGSGLGQSLGQVGGSLSSLTGQISSFTKDILLEGAEEVGDAATELHVSNSRLREIESINAAQKFENERLKKVCSDLEEKHEAAELQIKQLSVEYRNQLQQKEVEISHLKARQNALQEQLQKVQSAQLAAGVLPSAATSASYVPVVRHSSGFEGDEMDFGDVIWSQQEINRLSNEVSRLESQVDHWKQIALSSKVQGTNDAEQSEICKLQNVVKELKHNLSKEIDEHQHELSVLQDAHRQKLVEISRRHREELSEYEERIEELENQLQQGGVSTNTMDDSKISEQKRNAQSLEGGRVEELQVVKDLEDELRKVNHELSSAKEENKILLKEQELAKVEKIQIAQEYENLKSDFSMLQSSVAEQDALLKEQEKKLQSKTSLPEDVTRLQQALLEAENKIARLSNLNQEEKELTSAQHTNENILSAYTEKENSELNQLRQDLERKEHELNESIAERETLIAELEELDKQNQEATQHMITLKEQLSKQHTETDSIIKQLKFDIDFERKKVSELEIEKKEAIKELDSQKEKLSKCSYALNDLHISKQQLQDNIKDLQEQLRKSQDCNLHNKKEIRELQQRLKERKEELPVSLSKLTNSNQESNYPCQDLILKEREAEIAKLQNDILENKQLNEDLEKSLSDLRTENGKLIAAVEELKQELSDAISEKNKVYLEKDTLVEALKMEKRQLESELNQSEKRLLEQAHKYKQTIEELSNARSMDTTALQLEHERLVKLNQEKDFKIGELQRTIEQMETDHQETKEMLTTSLGGQKQLTELIKEKEALIEKFKNQALQVKQELEEHVKISKQQDVLKQNLEEKDRNLAVMKEENNHLKEEIERLKDQQSRSTTHVVEPKTLDIIIELESEVTQLKVIRNNLEEEIEVHKKTIEDQNRTTVQLQQSLQQQRKEIDESKFQCEQMNVTHERLSLEKDEEIKNLQKTIEQIKTQLHKERQIIQTDSSDLFQETKVQTLNGENGNEKHDLSKAEIERLVKGIKEREMEIKLLNEKNVSLSHQIDQLSKDEVGKLNRIIQEKDLEIQALNARVSSASYRQDVVCLQQQLQAYVMEREQVLAVLSEKTRENSQLKTEYHNIMDIVAAKEAALIRLQEENQKLSNRSENSSQDMSRETIQNLSRIIREKDIEIDALSQKCQTLLTVLQTSTTGTDNGSGGVNTNQFEELLQERDKLKQQVKKMEEWKQQVITTVQNMQHESAHLQEELHRLQAQISVESDSNSKLQVDYNGLIQTYEQNEKQLKSFSQELAQVQHSIGQLHNTKDLLLSKLDLVAPSVATASTVSQLSSAQYSAPGVLSDESKLIQKELEQLKKKLQEKDSTIRTLQENNQRLSDSVATASEIERKSQEETESEMRQMKEKHDVLQKSLREKDILIKSKSDQLLSVSENLSNKENENEVLKQAVTNLKERNLILEMDIRKLKEENEKIVARCREKETEFRALQETNMQFSMMLKEKEFESHSMKEKALAFEKLLKEKEQGKTGELNQLLNEVKSMQEKAVTFQQERDQVMVALKQKQMESNALQSEIQHLREKEQRLNQELERLRNHLLEMEDSYTREALAAEDREVKLRKKVVVLEEKLLSSSTAVENARGTRKKIAFIFIN; encoded by the exons ATGGCGTCGTGGTTGGGCGGGCTGGGCTCGGGGCTTGGCCAGTccctggggcaggtgggaggCAGCCTGTCCTCGCTCACCGGCCAGATCTCCAGCTTCACCAAGGACATCCTGCTGGAGGGCGCGGAGGAAGTGGGCG ATGCAGCAACAGAACTCCATGTATCCAATTCTAGACTCAGAGAAATAGAAAGTATTAATGCAGCACAAAAGTTTGaa AATGAGAGACTGAAAAAAGTTTGTAGTGATTTGGAAGAAAAGCATGAAGCAGCAGAACTCCAAATAAAGCAGCTATCTGTAGAGTACAGAAATCAGCTTCAACAGAAAGAG GTGGAAATCAGCCATCTAAAAGCTAGACAGAATGCACTACAGGAACAACTGCAGAAAGTACAGTCAGCACAGTTAGCAGCTGGTGTTTTGCCATCAGCTGCTACATCagcttcctatgttccagtGGTCAGACACTCTTCAGGTTTTGAAGGAGATGAAATGGATTTTGGAGATGTAATCTGGTCACAACAAGAAATAAACAGATTGTCCAATGAAGTTTCTAGGCTTGAATCTCAGGTTGACCACTGGAAGCAGATTGCCCTG tcttCCAAAGTGCAAGGGACAAATGATGCTGAACAAAGTGAAATATGCAAACTGCAAAATGTTGTTAAG GAGCTCAAACACAATTTAAGTAAAGAAATCGATGAACATCAACATGAACTTTCAGTACTGCAGGATGCACACAGGCAGAAGCTGGTGGAGATCAGTCGTCGACACCGAGAAGAGCTGAGTGAATATGAAGAGCGAATTGAAGAACTTGAGAATCAGTTACAGCAAG gtGGTGTGAGTACTAATACCATGGATGACTCTAAAATTagtgaacagaaaagaaatgctcAGAGTTTAGAAGGAGGAAGAGTAGAAGAGCTACAAGTTGTAAAGGACCTAGAAGATGAATTAAGAAAAGTAAATCATGAGTTGTCGTCtgccaaagaagaaaacaaaattcttctgaaagaaCAAGAGTTGGCAAAGGTAGAAAAAATCCAAATAGCGCAAGAGTATGAAAATCTTAAATCTGACTTTAGTATGCTTCAAAGTTCTGTTGCAGAGCAAGATGCTCTCCTGAAAGAACAGGAGAAGAAGCTCCAATCAAAGACATCACTACCAGAAGATGTTACCAGACTACAGCAAGCACTGTTAG aagcagaaaacaaaatagcaaGACTCTCGAATTTAAATCAG gaagagaaggaactgACAAGTGCACAACATACAAATGAGAATATTCTTTCTGCGTACACTGAGAAAGAGAATTCAGAATTAAATCAGTTAAGACAAGATCTGGAAAGGAAAGAACATGAATTAAATGAAAGTATTGCTGAAAGAGAAACATTAATAGCAGAGCTGGAAGAACTAGACAAGCAGAATCAAGAAGCCACTCAG CATATGATTACACTGAAAGAGCAGCTGTcaaaacaacacacagaaaCTGATAGCATCATCAAACAGCTGAAATTTGACATAgactttgaaagaaagaaagtatcAGAATTAGAAATTGAGAAGAAGGAAGCTATTAAGGAGTTAGAtagtcagaaagaaaaactaagcAAATGTTCATATGCACTTAATGATTTGCATATAAGTAAGCAGCAGCTTCAAGATAATATTAAAGATCTTCAGGAACAATTAAGGAAATCCCAGGACTGTAATTtgcataataaaaaagaaatcagagaatTGCAGCAGAgactaaaagaaagaaaggaggaactTCCTGTGTCCTTGAGCAAGTTAACGAACAGTAATCAGGAGTCTAACTACCCTTGTCAAGATCTGAttctgaaagaaagagaagcagagattGCAAAACTACAGAatgacattttagaaaataaacaactCAATGAAGACTTAGAGAAATCTTTGTCTGATCTCAGAACAGAAAATGGGAAGCTGATAGCAGCGGTTGAAGAGCTAAAACAGGAGTTAAGTGATGcaatttctgagaaaaacaaagtttaCTTGGAAAAAGACACTCTTGTGGAGgctttgaaaatggaaaaaagacagCTAGAGAGTGAATTAAACCAGTCAGAAAAGAGGCTTTTAGAGCAAGCACATAAGTATAAGCAAACTATTGAGGAATTATCAAACGCCCGTAGTATGGATACCACTGCTTTGCAGCTTGAACACGAGCGCCTGGTTAAACTCAATCAAGAGAAAGACTTTAAAATTGGTGAACTTCAAAGGACCATTGAGCAGATGGAAACTGACCatcaagaaacaaaagagatgTTGACTACTAGCTTAGGAGGACAGAAGCAGTTGACAGAgctcataaaagaaaaagaggcacttattgaaaaatttaaaaatcaagcctTACAGGTGAAGCAGGAACTTGAGGAGCATGTGaaaatttcaaaacagcaagatgtcttaaaacagaatttggaggaaaaagacagaaatcttGCAGtcatgaaggaagaaaataatcatttgaaagaagaaattgaGCGTCTTAAGGATCAGCAGAGTAGATCTACTACGCATGTGGTTGAGCCTAAAACTCTAGATATTATTATTGAACTTGAAAGTGAGGTAACACAGTTAAAAGTGATAAGGAATAATCttgaagaagaaatagaagTTCATAAAAAAACAATAGAAGATCAGAATCGAACAACAGTGCAACTTCAGcagtctttgcagcagcaaagaaaggaaatagaTGAGTCTAAATTTCAGTGTGAGCAAATGAATGTCACACATGAAAGACTTTCTTTAGAGAAAgatgaggaaattaaaaacttgCAGAAAACAATTGAACAAATTAAAACTCAGTTGCACAAAGAGAGACAGATTATTCAGACTGATTCCTCTGATCTCTTTCAGGAAACCAAAGTTCAGACTCTTAatggagaaaatggaaatgaaaaacatgaCTTATCTAAAGCTGAAATTGAAAGACTGGTGAAAGGTATCAAAGAAAGGGAGATGGAGATTAAGCTTCTAAATGAAAAGAATGTTTCTCTAAGCCATCAAATTGATCAGTTGTCTAAGGATGAAGTTGGCAAACTTAATCGGATCATTCAAGAGAAGGATTTAGAAATACAAGCTCTCAATGCTAGAGTTTCCTCAGCTTCCTATAGGCAGGATGTTGTttgtcttcagcagcagctgcaagctTATGTTATGGAAAGAGAACAAGTACTGGCAGTTCTAAGtgaaaagacaagagaaaacagTCAGTTAAAAACAGAGTATCATAATATCATGGATATAGTTGCTGCTAAAGAAGCAGCTTTGATAAGGTTGCAAGAAGAGAATCAAAAGTTATCTAATAGATCTGAAAACAGCAGTCAAGACATGTCTAGAGAAACTATTCAGAATTTATCCCGTATCATTCGAGAAAAAGATATTGAAATAGATGCTCTTAGTCAAAAATGCCAAACCTTATTGACTGTCCTACAGACATCCACTACAGGTACTGATAATGGGTCAGGAGGTGTTAACACTAACCAGTTTGAGGAACTTCTACAAGAACGTGATAAACTAAAACAGCAAGTAAAGAAGATGGAAGAGTGGAAGCAGCAAGTAATAACCACAGTTCAGAACATGCAGCATGAGTCAGCTCACCTCCAAGAGGAGTTACACAGACTTCAAGCACAAATTTCAGTTGAAAGTGATAGTAATTCAAAGTTGCAGGTCGATTATAATGGCTTGATTCAGACTTATGAACAGAatgagaaacagctgaaaagtTTTAGTCAGGAATTAGCACAAGTTCAACATAGCATAGGACAGCTTCATAACACCAAGGATCTTCTCCTGAGTAAACTTGATTTGGTTGCACCATCTGTGGCAACAGCTTCCACTGTTTCACAGCTTTCGAGTGCTCAATACAGTGCACCTGGAGTACTCAGTGATGAGTCTAAACTCATTCAAAAGGAGTtggaacaactgaaaaaaaagttgcaagAAAAAGATTCAACTATTAGGACTCTTCAGGAAAATAATCAACGATTATCTGATTCTGTGGCTACAGCATCAGAGATTGAAAGAAAGAGTCAAGAAGAGACTGAGTCAGAGATGAGgcagatgaaagaaaaacatgatgtCTTGCAGAAATCACTTAGGGAAAAAGACATATTAATTAAATCTAAAAGTGATCAGTTACTGTCTGTGAGTGaaaatcttagtaacaaagaaAACGAAAATGAGGTTTTGAAGCAGGCTGTGACAAatcttaaagaaagaaatttaattttagaaatggATATTcgaaaactgaaagaagaaaatgaaaaaatagttGCAAGgtgcagggaaaaagaaacagagttcCGAGCACTTCAGGAAACTAACATGCAATTTTCAATGATGCTGAAAGAGAAAGAGTTTGAGTCTCACTCAATGAAGGAGAAAGCTCTTGCTTTTGAGAAgctattgaaagaaaaagaacag GGCAAGACAGGAGAACTGAATCAGCTTTTAAATGAAGTGAAATCAATGCAGGAAAAGGCTGTTACTTTCCAGCAAGAGAGAGACCAAGTAATGGTAGCACTCAAACAGAAGCAAATGGAGAGCAATGCCCTGCAGAGTGAG ATACAACATTTACGTGAGAAGGAGCAGCGCCTCAATCAGGAGCTGGAGCGGTTACGGAACCACCTGTTAGAAATGGAGGACTCCTACACACGAGAAGCTTTAGCTGCAGAAGACAGAGAGGTCAAGCTGCGGAAAAAAGTTGtggttttggaagaaaaactcCTGTCCTCATCTACTGCAGTAGAGAATGCCAG aggtactaggaagaaaattgccttcatttttataaattga